ATACTTCTGACCCCGATGAACGGTACGAATCGCATTCAGAAGCTCGTCCGGTTCCGTTTCTTTCAACAGGTATCCTTTTGCGCCTGCCTGTAATCCCCGGTAAATATCTTCATCACTATCATAGGTGGTCAGTACAATAATCCGAGCAGATTTAGCAGCAGCACAAATTGCACCGATGGCCGCAACTCCTTCCACTTCCGGCATACGCAGATCCATGAGCGTAATATCCGGTTGGTGCTCCCCAAAGAGAGCGATCGCCTGTTCCCCATTTTCGGCTTGGGCAATCACCGTCATATCTGGGTCACGGTTAATAATCGTGGCCAATCCTTGCCGAAAAATGGCGTGATCGTCCGCAATCAGAACCCGAATGGTCGTGGCTTGGCTCATCGTGATGCTCCCTTAAGGGTTGACGGTGACAATAATTTCTGTTCCTTGGCCAGGCTGGCTCTTAATCGTGAGTTGTGCGCCGATGCGCTCTGCTCGTTCGCTCATGCCGA
The sequence above is drawn from the Leptolyngbya sp. CCY15150 genome and encodes:
- a CDS encoding response regulator transcription factor — its product is MSQATTIRVLIADDHAIFRQGLATIINRDPDMTVIAQAENGEQAIALFGEHQPDITLMDLRMPEVEGVAAIGAICAAAKSARIIVLTTYDSDEDIYRGLQAGAKGYLLKETEPDELLNAIRTVHRGQKYIPPDVGAKLVQRLSNPELSERELAVLRSLAQGMSNADIAVALSIGEGTVKSHVNRILNKLDVSDRTQAVIVAVKRGIVSL